In the Ramlibacter tataouinensis TTB310 genome, one interval contains:
- a CDS encoding branched-chain amino acid ABC transporter substrate-binding protein, with amino-acid sequence MKFALKALVAAAVLAATGTSFAQKGETVKMVRIDPLTGLLGPVGVSQGKGYQFFAEKFSGAGNPAGVKFEVTLIDNKLSPAESLNALKAAIDQGARYIIQGNGSSVALALVDAINKHNERNPGKEVLYLNDAAVDPDLTNSKCSYWHFRFDADTSMKMEAMSSFMVDQKDIKNVYILGQNYSHGVQVAKYAKETLARKRPDIKIVGEDLHPLAQVRDFAPYIAKIKASGADTVITGNWGSDLSLLIKAANEGGFNGKFFTYYAGVTGTPSSLGQNGAGRVYQVAYSHYNMGGQMDKWMAEFKQKYNDDFYTGSTIRIFETLGAAMAQAKSTDPVKVAAALEGIKVKSFNGEVEMRKADHQLQQPLYISVWQKADKKYPYSPENTGMTLAPVKEFPNYVSSTPTSCQMKRPS; translated from the coding sequence ATGAAGTTCGCGTTGAAAGCCCTCGTTGCCGCCGCGGTGCTGGCTGCCACCGGCACGTCGTTCGCCCAGAAGGGCGAGACCGTGAAGATGGTCCGGATCGACCCGTTGACCGGCCTGCTGGGGCCGGTGGGCGTCAGCCAGGGCAAGGGCTACCAGTTCTTCGCCGAGAAGTTCAGCGGCGCGGGCAACCCGGCGGGCGTGAAGTTCGAGGTCACCCTCATCGACAACAAGCTGAGCCCGGCCGAGAGCCTCAACGCGCTGAAGGCGGCCATCGACCAGGGTGCCCGCTACATCATCCAAGGCAACGGATCGTCCGTGGCGCTGGCCCTGGTGGATGCGATCAACAAGCACAACGAGCGCAATCCCGGCAAGGAGGTCCTGTACCTCAACGACGCCGCGGTCGACCCGGACCTCACCAACAGCAAGTGCAGCTACTGGCACTTCCGCTTCGACGCCGACACCTCCATGAAGATGGAGGCGATGTCCAGCTTCATGGTGGACCAGAAGGACATCAAGAACGTCTACATCCTCGGGCAGAACTACTCGCACGGCGTGCAGGTGGCCAAGTACGCCAAGGAGACGCTGGCGCGCAAGCGCCCCGACATCAAGATCGTCGGCGAGGACCTGCATCCGCTGGCCCAGGTGCGCGACTTCGCGCCCTACATCGCCAAGATCAAGGCCTCCGGCGCCGACACCGTCATCACCGGCAACTGGGGCTCGGACCTGTCGCTGCTGATCAAGGCGGCCAACGAAGGCGGCTTCAACGGCAAGTTCTTCACCTACTACGCCGGTGTGACCGGCACGCCCAGTTCCCTGGGCCAGAACGGCGCGGGTCGGGTGTACCAGGTCGCCTACAGCCACTACAACATGGGCGGCCAGATGGACAAGTGGATGGCCGAGTTCAAGCAGAAGTACAACGACGACTTCTACACCGGCTCGACCATCCGCATCTTCGAGACGCTGGGCGCCGCCATGGCCCAGGCCAAGTCGACCGACCCGGTCAAGGTGGCCGCCGCCCTGGAGGGCATCAAGGTCAAGAGCTTCAACGGCGAGGTCGAGATGCGCAAGGCCGACCACCAGTTGCAGCAGCCGCTGTACATCTCCGTCTGGCAGAAGGCCGACAAGAAGTACCCCTACAGCCCCGAGAACACGGGGATGACGCTGGCGCCGGTGAAGGAATTCCCGAACTACGTATCCAGCACGCCCACCAGCTGCCAGATGAAGCGTCCTTCCTGA
- a CDS encoding ATP-binding response regulator, translating into MKKLIATLYDGYRHHHESNKSLLQWIGVVGSIAFPLLYAARLTGKLPPRYDDLNFRLAAIVLCLFLALRRWWPERLRPFYLPYSYLTIFYCLAFLLPFTLLQNKAAANTIVNVVIGAVLIILLTDWRNTIVMLVTGYVMAVVVYWTVSPGAQLPAEFLYWWVPLSGILIAGGGLSKYAEKRAELERMRGLYSGLAGSIAHEMRNPLAQIRQVLDQIAAAVPAPQGGMPAVLSPEQAAAVTRSIAQGQQAVTRGLQAITVTLQQLNTNALDASTFTRLSAAQCVRKAVDEYAYDDESQRAKVSVQVRGDFTFKGEPTAFLMVLYNLIKNALYYLPVHPGATLSITVAREAGHRIVVRDTGPGIAPAVQARLFQEFHSAGKPEGTGLGLAFCRRVMRAFGGDITCRSTLGEFTEFTMTFPEVAPDGQEQRPDTASHLRSLLAGKRVLVVDDDPNLRKATVARLTAADCGADEAGSGAAALDMLARVAYDMVVMDIRMPGLDGLETTRLIRQGKVPGRERTPVIGFSAEPAGWEAGGRRAGMDGFLAKGCSDAEWTQAVVAVMTARPAQAERTGAAWKGTTVLLAEDSALNRSLTRTRLAELGMEVVEAAHGREVLQLVGAGVRPTVILMDMHMPGMDGIATTQALRALPAPAGKTPILALTAHVSAAQSQAAMAAGMDGVLTKPLDVPMLLGELARLLGGTPAASPSRQETPHDGGTPTLLNTERADEFRRLGILDELFPMCLADIRQLTQRLEACAASADRDGAYMALHSLLGASGEIGAQALHETAQGCYRALSQGEWPQPRDWPARIAGLASATEEAVLAAYALRPAAAAPASQTSSHSLRV; encoded by the coding sequence ATGAAAAAGCTGATAGCGACCCTGTACGACGGTTACCGGCATCACCACGAGTCGAACAAGTCTCTGCTGCAGTGGATCGGCGTCGTCGGCTCCATCGCATTTCCGCTGCTCTATGCCGCACGGCTGACGGGCAAGCTGCCGCCCCGGTATGACGACCTGAATTTTCGGCTCGCAGCCATCGTCCTGTGCCTGTTCCTGGCACTGCGCCGGTGGTGGCCGGAGCGCCTGCGGCCGTTCTACCTGCCCTACTCCTACCTGACCATCTTCTACTGTCTGGCCTTCCTGCTGCCGTTCACCCTGCTGCAGAACAAGGCGGCGGCCAACACCATCGTCAACGTGGTGATAGGAGCCGTTCTCATCATCCTGCTGACGGACTGGCGCAACACCATCGTCATGCTGGTGACGGGCTATGTGATGGCGGTGGTCGTCTACTGGACGGTCAGTCCCGGCGCCCAGCTGCCAGCCGAGTTCCTCTATTGGTGGGTTCCCCTGTCGGGCATCCTCATCGCCGGCGGCGGCCTGTCCAAGTACGCCGAGAAGCGCGCCGAGCTGGAACGCATGCGCGGCCTCTATTCCGGCCTGGCCGGCTCCATCGCGCACGAGATGCGCAACCCGCTCGCGCAGATCCGCCAGGTGCTGGACCAGATCGCCGCCGCCGTCCCGGCGCCGCAGGGCGGCATGCCTGCCGTGCTGTCGCCCGAGCAGGCGGCCGCCGTGACCCGCAGCATCGCGCAAGGCCAGCAGGCCGTCACGCGGGGACTGCAGGCCATCACGGTGACCTTGCAGCAGCTCAACACCAACGCGCTGGACGCCTCCACGTTCACCCGCCTGTCCGCCGCGCAGTGCGTGCGCAAGGCGGTGGACGAGTATGCCTACGACGACGAGTCCCAGCGGGCCAAGGTGTCGGTGCAGGTGCGCGGCGATTTCACGTTCAAGGGGGAGCCCACCGCGTTCCTGATGGTGCTGTACAACCTCATCAAGAACGCCCTGTACTACCTGCCGGTGCATCCCGGCGCCACGCTCTCCATCACCGTCGCGCGCGAGGCGGGCCACCGCATCGTCGTGCGCGACACGGGCCCGGGCATCGCCCCTGCCGTGCAGGCGCGCCTGTTCCAGGAATTCCACAGCGCGGGCAAGCCCGAGGGCACGGGGCTGGGCCTGGCCTTCTGCCGGCGGGTGATGCGCGCCTTCGGCGGCGACATCACCTGCCGCTCCACGCTGGGCGAGTTCACCGAGTTCACGATGACCTTTCCCGAAGTCGCGCCGGACGGGCAGGAGCAGCGGCCGGACACCGCATCGCACTTGCGCAGCCTGCTGGCCGGCAAGCGCGTTCTGGTCGTCGACGACGATCCCAACCTGCGCAAGGCCACGGTCGCCCGGCTGACGGCCGCCGACTGCGGGGCCGACGAGGCCGGCAGCGGCGCGGCCGCGCTGGACATGCTGGCCCGGGTGGCTTACGACATGGTGGTCATGGACATCCGCATGCCGGGCCTGGATGGCCTGGAGACCACCCGGCTGATCCGGCAAGGCAAGGTCCCCGGGAGGGAACGCACACCCGTGATCGGCTTCAGCGCCGAGCCCGCCGGGTGGGAGGCTGGTGGACGTCGGGCCGGGATGGATGGTTTCCTCGCCAAGGGCTGCAGCGACGCCGAGTGGACCCAGGCGGTCGTGGCGGTCATGACCGCCCGCCCCGCGCAGGCCGAACGGACCGGCGCGGCCTGGAAGGGCACCACGGTGCTGCTGGCCGAAGACAGCGCGTTGAACCGCTCCCTGACCCGGACCCGCCTGGCCGAACTGGGCATGGAGGTTGTCGAGGCGGCGCATGGCCGGGAGGTGCTGCAGCTGGTGGGTGCGGGCGTGCGGCCCACGGTGATCCTGATGGACATGCACATGCCCGGGATGGACGGCATCGCCACCACCCAGGCGCTGCGGGCCCTGCCCGCGCCGGCCGGCAAGACGCCCATTCTTGCGCTCACCGCGCATGTCTCGGCGGCGCAATCGCAGGCCGCGATGGCCGCCGGCATGGACGGCGTCCTGACCAAGCCCCTGGACGTGCCCATGCTGCTGGGTGAGTTGGCGCGCCTGCTGGGCGGAACGCCGGCAGCCAGCCCGTCCCGGCAGGAGACGCCGCACGACGGCGGCACGCCGACGCTGCTCAACACCGAGCGCGCCGACGAGTTCCGCCGGCTCGGCATCCTGGACGAGCTGTTTCCCATGTGCCTGGCGGACATCCGCCAGCTGACGCAGCGGCTGGAAGCCTGCGCGGCCTCCGCGGACCGTGACGGCGCCTACATGGCCCTGCATTCGCTGCTGGGGGCCAGCGGCGAGATCGGGGCGCAGGCCCTGCACGAGACCGCCCAGGGATGCTACCGGGCGCTGTCGCAGGGCGAATGGCCGCAGCCGCGCGACTGGCCGGCCCGCATCGCGGGGCTGGCGAGCGCCACCGAGGAGGCGGTGCTGGCTGCCTATGCGCTGCGGCCGGCGGCGGCCGCGCCCGCGTCTCAGACCTCCAGCCACTCCTTGCGCGTGTAG
- a CDS encoding 3-hydroxyacyl-CoA dehydrogenase NAD-binding domain-containing protein, which yields MTAEYKVHGDVAVITMNNPPVNGLGLATRVALTQGLEKANADGSVKAIVITGAGKAFSGGADIKEFGTPKAVAEPNLLSVILAMENSSKPVVAAIHSVAMGGGLELSLGCHYRIAAPGANIALPEVKLGLIPGAGGTQRLPRVLGVETALNMIVSGEPVKSELLAQQPGQKLFDKMASSAQALQEEALAFARSVADTRPLPLVRNLPCKHPQGDAYFQFARNMVKGMAKNFPAPVKCVDAVEFATRKKFDEGMTLEREIFTNLMFTPESRALRHIFMAERAASKIPDVPEDTPQREIKAVAVIGAGTMGGGISMNFLNAGIPVTILEMKQEALDRGISTIRKNYEAQIKKGKLKQDKYEQRMSLLKTTLDYQDLAQADLVIEAVFEEMGVKQKVFETLDGVMKKGAILASNTSTLDVNKIAAFTKRPQDVVGMHFFSPANVMKLLEVVRGGKTAKDVLATVMQLAKKIKKTAVVSGVCDGFIGNRMIEQYSRQAGFLLDEGATPQQVDKAIEKFGFAMGPFRMGDLAGNDIGWAIRKRRATERADMKYSRTADKLCELGRFGQKTGAGWYDYQAGKRDAIPSKLVEDMIAAHRKELGIEPRKISDEEIVQRLVYALVNEGAHILEEGIASRASDIDMVYLTGYGFPIHRGGPMLYADQVGLFNVMQAMKRFQQNPRDDAKFWEPAPLIKRLVAEGKTFNG from the coding sequence ATGACGGCTGAATACAAGGTGCACGGCGACGTCGCCGTGATCACGATGAACAACCCGCCCGTCAACGGACTGGGCCTGGCCACCCGCGTGGCGCTCACCCAGGGCCTGGAGAAGGCCAATGCCGATGGCAGCGTCAAGGCCATCGTCATCACCGGCGCGGGCAAGGCCTTCTCCGGCGGCGCCGACATCAAGGAGTTCGGCACCCCCAAGGCAGTGGCGGAACCCAACCTGCTGTCCGTGATCCTGGCGATGGAGAACTCGTCCAAGCCGGTGGTGGCCGCGATCCACTCCGTGGCCATGGGCGGCGGCCTCGAGCTTTCGCTGGGCTGCCATTACCGCATCGCCGCGCCGGGCGCCAACATCGCGCTGCCAGAGGTGAAGCTGGGCCTGATCCCCGGTGCCGGCGGCACGCAGCGCCTGCCGCGCGTGCTGGGCGTCGAGACCGCGCTCAACATGATCGTCAGCGGCGAGCCGGTCAAGAGCGAGCTGCTGGCGCAGCAGCCGGGCCAGAAGCTGTTCGACAAGATGGCATCCTCGGCGCAGGCCCTGCAGGAAGAGGCCCTGGCATTCGCCCGCTCGGTGGCGGACACGCGGCCCCTGCCGCTGGTGCGCAACCTGCCGTGCAAGCATCCCCAGGGCGACGCCTACTTCCAGTTCGCGCGCAACATGGTCAAGGGCATGGCCAAGAACTTCCCGGCGCCGGTCAAGTGCGTGGACGCCGTGGAGTTCGCCACCAGGAAGAAGTTCGACGAGGGCATGACGCTCGAGCGCGAGATCTTCACCAACCTGATGTTCACGCCCGAGAGCCGGGCGCTGCGCCACATCTTCATGGCCGAACGCGCGGCCAGCAAGATCCCTGATGTCCCGGAAGACACGCCGCAGCGCGAGATCAAGGCCGTGGCCGTGATCGGCGCCGGCACCATGGGCGGCGGCATCTCCATGAACTTCCTGAACGCCGGCATCCCGGTCACCATCCTCGAGATGAAGCAGGAGGCGCTGGACCGCGGCATCTCCACCATCCGCAAGAACTATGAGGCCCAGATCAAGAAGGGCAAGCTCAAGCAGGACAAGTACGAGCAGCGCATGTCCCTGCTCAAGACCACGCTGGACTACCAGGACCTGGCGCAGGCCGACCTTGTGATCGAGGCCGTGTTCGAGGAGATGGGCGTCAAGCAGAAGGTGTTCGAGACGCTGGACGGCGTGATGAAGAAGGGCGCCATCCTGGCCTCCAACACCTCCACCCTGGACGTCAACAAGATCGCCGCCTTCACCAAGCGCCCGCAGGACGTGGTCGGCATGCACTTCTTCAGCCCGGCCAACGTGATGAAGCTGCTGGAGGTGGTGCGCGGCGGCAAGACGGCGAAGGACGTGCTGGCCACCGTGATGCAGCTGGCCAAGAAGATCAAGAAGACCGCCGTGGTTTCCGGCGTGTGCGACGGCTTCATCGGCAACCGCATGATCGAGCAGTACAGCCGCCAGGCCGGCTTCCTGCTGGACGAAGGCGCCACGCCGCAGCAGGTGGACAAGGCCATCGAGAAGTTCGGCTTCGCCATGGGCCCGTTCCGCATGGGCGACCTGGCCGGCAACGACATCGGCTGGGCCATCCGCAAGCGCCGCGCCACCGAGCGCGCCGACATGAAGTACAGCCGCACCGCCGACAAGCTGTGCGAGCTGGGCCGCTTCGGCCAGAAGACCGGCGCCGGCTGGTACGACTACCAGGCCGGCAAGCGCGACGCCATCCCCTCCAAGCTGGTGGAGGACATGATCGCCGCGCACCGCAAGGAACTGGGCATCGAGCCGCGCAAGATCTCCGACGAGGAGATCGTCCAGCGCCTGGTCTACGCCCTGGTCAACGAGGGCGCGCACATCCTGGAGGAAGGCATCGCCTCGCGCGCCAGCGACATCGACATGGTGTACCTCACCGGCTACGGCTTCCCCATCCACCGCGGCGGCCCCATGCTGTATGCCGACCAGGTGGGCCTGTTCAACGTGATGCAGGCCATGAAGCGCTTCCAGCAGAACCCGCGGGACGACGCGAAGTTCTGGGAGCCGGCCCCGCTGATCAAGCGCCTGGTCGCCGAAGGCAAGACCTTCAACGGCTGA
- a CDS encoding branched-chain amino acid ABC transporter permease: MKQYYEFKPLNIGRWLIWSLFALALVFAPLVFTSGLSITMLSQMGIAIIACLSYNILLGQGGMLSFGHAVYTGLGSYLAIHALNQVASGSLPLPVVTIPLVGGLAGMGFAALLGYVTTKKSGTTFAMITLGIGELVFAMSLMVPEFFGGEGGINANRVVGKPFLGINFGPPIQVYYLIAAYTFVSVAAMFAFTRTPLGRILNAVRDNPERVEFIGYDTQKVRYLAFITAGFFAGISGGLAALNFEIVTAEVVGAARSGAYLLFTFLGGATFFFGPIIGAILMVLAFILFSEFTAAWLLYLGLIFLFMVMYAPGGVASLIMMNLRVAAFGRLRPLWVSYLALAFCALVAMAGGAAIVEMVYHLQLSSLPGGTVKFMGAALDPRSVDSWFGSAFVMLTGIGLFELARRQFSRQWGEIQEYIEKEIKRREALS; encoded by the coding sequence ATGAAACAGTATTACGAGTTCAAGCCGCTCAACATCGGCCGCTGGCTGATCTGGAGCCTGTTCGCCCTGGCGCTGGTGTTCGCGCCGCTGGTCTTCACCAGCGGGCTGTCCATCACCATGCTCTCGCAGATGGGCATCGCCATCATCGCCTGCCTGTCCTACAACATCCTGCTGGGGCAGGGCGGCATGCTGAGTTTCGGCCATGCCGTCTACACCGGCCTGGGCTCCTACCTTGCCATCCACGCACTCAACCAGGTGGCCAGCGGCTCCCTGCCGCTGCCGGTGGTCACCATCCCGCTGGTGGGCGGCCTGGCCGGCATGGGGTTCGCGGCCTTGCTGGGCTACGTCACCACCAAGAAGTCCGGCACGACGTTCGCGATGATCACGCTGGGCATCGGCGAGCTGGTGTTCGCCATGTCCCTGATGGTGCCCGAGTTCTTCGGCGGCGAGGGCGGCATCAACGCCAACCGCGTGGTCGGCAAGCCTTTCCTGGGCATCAACTTCGGCCCGCCCATCCAGGTGTACTACCTGATCGCGGCCTACACCTTCGTCTCGGTGGCCGCCATGTTCGCCTTCACGCGCACGCCGCTGGGCCGCATCCTCAACGCCGTGCGCGACAACCCCGAGCGCGTCGAGTTCATCGGCTATGACACGCAGAAGGTCCGCTACCTGGCCTTCATCACCGCCGGCTTCTTCGCGGGCATCTCCGGCGGCCTGGCCGCGCTGAACTTCGAGATCGTGACCGCCGAGGTGGTCGGCGCCGCCCGCTCGGGCGCCTACCTGCTGTTCACCTTCCTGGGCGGCGCCACCTTCTTCTTCGGCCCCATCATCGGGGCCATCCTGATGGTGCTGGCCTTCATCCTCTTCAGCGAGTTCACGGCCGCCTGGCTGCTGTACCTGGGACTCATCTTCCTGTTCATGGTGATGTACGCGCCCGGCGGCGTCGCCAGCCTGATCATGATGAACCTGCGCGTCGCCGCCTTCGGCAGGCTCCGACCCCTGTGGGTGAGCTACCTGGCCCTGGCCTTCTGCGCTCTGGTGGCCATGGCCGGCGGCGCGGCGATCGTCGAGATGGTCTACCACCTGCAGCTGAGTTCGCTGCCGGGCGGCACGGTGAAGTTCATGGGCGCGGCGCTGGATCCCAGGAGCGTGGACAGCTGGTTCGGCTCGGCCTTCGTCATGCTCACCGGCATCGGCCTGTTCGAGCTCGCGCGGCGCCAGTTCAGCCGGCAATGGGGCGAGATCCAGGAGTACATAGAGAAGGAGATCAAGCGTCGCGAGGCCCTCTCATGA
- a CDS encoding ABC transporter ATP-binding protein, which yields MLQVDNLHAFYGKSHVLHGVNFEVRPGEIVALLGRNGSGRSTTAKAVMGMVECTGSVAWKGRQTLGRKPYEIAHLGIGYVPENRDIFPKLTVHQNLMLGQKRAGQSGRWSFDDMYRMFPRLKERQHTEAGVLSGGEQQMLTLCRTLMGDPDLIIIDEPTEGLAPKIVELVGGYLKALKARGISVLLIEQKLTIAMAISDRALVMGHGSIVFQGTPDGLRADAYTRKEWLEV from the coding sequence ATGCTCCAGGTCGACAACCTGCATGCCTTCTACGGCAAGAGCCATGTCCTGCATGGCGTCAATTTCGAGGTGCGGCCTGGCGAGATCGTGGCCCTGCTGGGCCGCAATGGCTCGGGACGCTCGACCACGGCCAAGGCCGTCATGGGCATGGTCGAGTGCACCGGCAGCGTGGCCTGGAAAGGCCGGCAGACGCTGGGAAGGAAGCCTTACGAGATCGCCCATCTGGGCATCGGCTACGTGCCGGAGAACCGCGACATCTTCCCCAAGCTCACCGTGCACCAGAACCTGATGCTGGGGCAAAAGCGCGCCGGGCAGAGCGGCCGCTGGTCGTTCGACGACATGTACCGCATGTTCCCGCGCCTGAAGGAGCGCCAGCACACCGAGGCGGGGGTGCTGTCGGGCGGCGAGCAGCAGATGCTGACGCTGTGCCGCACGCTGATGGGCGATCCCGACCTCATCATCATCGACGAGCCCACCGAGGGGCTGGCGCCCAAGATCGTCGAGCTGGTGGGCGGTTACCTGAAGGCGCTGAAAGCCCGGGGCATCTCGGTGCTGCTGATCGAGCAGAAGCTCACCATTGCGATGGCGATCTCCGATCGGGCCCTGGTGATGGGCCACGGCAGCATCGTGTTCCAGGGAACGCCCGACGGCCTGCGGGCCGATGCCTACACGCGCAAGGAGTGGCTGGAGGTCTGA
- a CDS encoding branched-chain amino acid ABC transporter permease translates to MEFLIISLLNGLSYGLLLFMLSSGLTLIFSMMGVLNFAHASFYMLGAYIGYSTSRLIGFWPAVFIAPLLVGVLGALFERTFLRKVHKYGHVPELLITFGLSYVVVEVVQLVWGRLAVEFRPPELLQGPAFTLVNHAVNGLSVLWGAAPASLCNAADAAVRVVCSPFPATRGFMMLIALVMLLSVWLLLTRSRIGLVIQAALTHPEAVESLGHNVPRVFMLVFGAGTALAGLAGVIGGSTFLTEPSMAATVGSVIFVVVVVGGLGSLSGAFLASLLIGVVQTFAVAFDYSIGSLAAQVGIPLGSAVQGNSLVKMTLSQVAPILPYLLLVLILIFRPKGLLGTREG, encoded by the coding sequence ATGGAGTTCCTGATCATTTCCCTGCTCAACGGGTTGAGCTACGGCTTGCTGCTGTTCATGCTCAGCTCGGGGCTGACCCTGATCTTCAGCATGATGGGCGTGCTCAATTTCGCGCACGCCAGCTTCTACATGCTGGGAGCCTACATCGGCTACAGCACGTCCCGGTTGATCGGCTTCTGGCCCGCCGTGTTCATCGCGCCGCTGCTGGTGGGCGTGCTGGGCGCCCTGTTCGAACGCACCTTCCTGCGCAAGGTCCACAAGTACGGCCACGTCCCCGAGCTGCTCATCACCTTCGGCCTGTCCTATGTGGTGGTGGAGGTCGTCCAGCTCGTCTGGGGGCGCCTGGCCGTCGAGTTCCGCCCGCCGGAGCTGCTGCAGGGCCCGGCGTTCACCCTGGTCAACCACGCGGTGAACGGGCTGAGCGTGCTGTGGGGCGCGGCCCCGGCCAGCCTGTGCAACGCCGCGGATGCGGCCGTGCGGGTGGTCTGCTCGCCGTTCCCGGCGACGCGGGGCTTCATGATGCTGATCGCGCTGGTGATGCTGCTGTCGGTGTGGCTGCTGCTGACGCGCTCGCGCATCGGGCTGGTGATCCAGGCGGCGCTGACGCACCCCGAAGCGGTGGAGTCCCTGGGGCACAACGTGCCGCGGGTCTTCATGCTGGTGTTCGGGGCCGGCACGGCCCTGGCGGGGCTGGCGGGCGTGATCGGCGGCAGCACCTTCCTGACCGAGCCCTCCATGGCGGCGACCGTCGGCTCGGTCATCTTCGTGGTGGTGGTGGTGGGCGGCCTGGGGTCGCTGTCCGGCGCCTTCCTCGCGTCCCTGCTGATCGGCGTCGTCCAGACCTTCGCCGTGGCCTTCGACTATTCCATCGGCTCGCTGGCCGCGCAGGTCGGCATCCCCCTGGGCAGCGCCGTGCAGGGCAATTCGCTGGTGAAGATGACCCTGTCGCAGGTGGCGCCCATCCTCCCGTACCTTCTGCTGGTCCTGATCCTCATCTTCCGTCCCAAGGGCCTGCTGGGCACGCGCGAGGGCTGA
- a CDS encoding ABC transporter ATP-binding protein, which produces MTAASTYALELKDLRKSFGKTEIIRGANLAVAPGERIAVIGPNGAGKSTLFNLVSGRFEPTSGQVLLHGQRIDGKRPFEINRMGLSRSFQITNIFPKLSVFENLRCSVLWSLGYRYTFLKFLADLDDANERADRLMEMIRLDKKRDVLAMNLTYAEQRALEVGITIGGGASVILLDEPTAGMSRSETRRFIELIKEVTVGKTLLTVEHDMGVVFGLADRIAVVVYGEVIAFDTPENVRANQRVQEAYLGSHVAETPGGH; this is translated from the coding sequence ATGACGGCCGCTTCGACCTACGCGCTCGAATTGAAAGACCTGCGCAAGAGCTTCGGCAAGACCGAGATCATCCGCGGCGCCAACCTGGCGGTGGCGCCCGGCGAGCGCATCGCCGTGATCGGGCCCAACGGTGCCGGCAAGTCCACGCTGTTCAACCTCGTCAGTGGACGTTTCGAGCCGACCAGCGGGCAGGTCCTGCTGCACGGGCAGCGCATCGACGGCAAGCGGCCATTCGAGATCAACCGCATGGGCCTGTCGCGCAGCTTCCAGATCACCAACATCTTCCCCAAACTCAGCGTCTTCGAGAACCTGCGCTGCAGCGTGCTGTGGAGCCTGGGCTACCGCTACACCTTCCTGAAGTTCCTGGCCGACCTCGACGACGCCAACGAGCGCGCCGACCGGCTGATGGAAATGATCCGGCTGGACAAGAAGCGCGACGTGCTCGCGATGAACCTCACCTACGCCGAGCAGCGCGCGCTGGAGGTCGGCATCACCATCGGCGGCGGCGCCAGCGTGATCCTGCTGGACGAGCCCACAGCCGGCATGAGCAGGAGCGAGACCCGGCGCTTCATCGAGCTGATCAAGGAAGTGACGGTGGGCAAGACGCTGCTGACGGTGGAGCACGACATGGGCGTGGTGTTCGGGCTGGCCGACAGGATCGCGGTGGTGGTCTACGGCGAGGTCATCGCCTTCGACACGCCCGAGAACGTGCGGGCCAACCAGCGCGTGCAGGAAGCCTACCTGGGCTCGCACGTGGCCGAGACGCCGGGAGGCCACTGA